GTGCTCACAAACAATCATTAGGAAGTAATTTGGGTgaaaatacaaataaagattAAGTTCTCACTACAGTTCTTAAACATCTGTTTGAATGGCATTTTGAAGAGATTTACAcatgctaaatgaaatgattagAGCTTTCCTAGCTCAtaagtttgtttatatatttaatcatAGCACATCCCATTGTTTGTATACAAGCTTAGTTGTGTCAATAACTGTACCGATTGCAAATTAACTAAAGGTTAAAATTTCTAAATGATTGTTGCTGATGTTCTGGTAAAACGAATGTATTATAACCAAATGctattctgttttattttgtttcgtATTTATAGGAATTGAGAGATGGTGAGGAAGTGCTTGCTCGATGGACAGATTGCCGCTATTACCCTGCCAAAATTGAAAGTATCAACAAGGAAGGTAAGACGCTCAGCCCCGCTTGCCTTAATGTTTATTGCTTATTCACATAGAATTGCTTATTACAATAAATCAGATGAAATATTTTTCTAAATACAATATCTGCAAATATGCAAATTATGTATACAAAGCAGACAACAGGAGTTAATTTTGTGTGCTCTTATGTGTTTGTATAGGCACTTACACAGTACAGTTTTATGATGGAGTCATTCGATGTGTGAAAAGAATCCATATCAAGTCCATGCCTGAAGATGCGAAAGGACAAGTAAGTTTTTCAAAGACTGTCAGAGGCTTGGGTCAATGAAACTTTATGGACTTGCGTTGCTATTCACTCAGCATGCTGTAGTAGTTAAGTGTATATCTAAGTGTGGCCCTCTGCAGTGTTGTCCTTGATCTCTTCCTCTCTTTCAGAAGGTAAAATGCATGGGGTCATTCCCGAATAATATTTGAAGACACAAGCAGCAGGTCCACACAGCTTACAGTTGCTTGAAGAGTCTTTGTGCCAGTCAGGCAGCTCAGGGATGCCAAAAAATTTTATTCCATTTTTTTTCAGTTCCCTTTATTAAACTAAACTTCTTGCATGCTAGCCGTGACCAGATGTGTGATTCGTCTCAAATCCGTGTCAGTTGTGACTCATCATGTATTGTTTGTGCTCAAGCAGGACTGGATTGCTCTGGTAAAGGCCGCTTCGGCCGCAGCCAAAAGTAAAGGAGGGAGCCGGCCGCGCACCAGCGCCAACAGCAACAAGGACCGGGATGACAGGAGGGATCTGCGGTCGGATGAAGAGGATGATGATGATACGGAATCAGAGAAACTCTGTATGTAAAACTAAATCTAGAactaatttaattatttgaaaagatTTCTTGCATCAAACTAATTGTTTCGTGACTACATTTATGCTATATTTTTATGCTACATAAACCACTGTTTCTTGCTTTAAGCAGCAGACCTGGAGTCAGAAGAAGAGGACAGTAAACCGACTGCCGAAGAACTTGAATCAGCTACAGCAAAAAGAAGAAGCAGAAGACAAGGGAGTTTATGCAGCAGTAAAAGGACTCGTCTCAGTAAAGGAACAGGTAAACATTAACAGCGTCTACCACACACCCTGCATTATTTTAATGCTAGACATGCAGTCATAATTTATTAAATCTAAGTAATTCTTATGTTTTGTGTCCTCTTTTCATTTACACCCAAGGTGAGACTGAATCTGAATGCAAAGCTGAGTCAAACGAGCTTCCAGTGACCTCACAGCAGGTACTATTATACTGTTATCAATCTGATGTTTATCAGTATATCACCACAGTGCACTCACAGTCATATTTACCTCTCTGTCATTTAGGAAGTGTCCGGGCCGGAGGGTAGTCCACTTGAGGAGGGGTCACAGTCCATCAGCGCTCACAGACCCCCAGCACCTCTCTCTACCGCCTCCCCCTGCAAGTCCCGCTCCAGAAGACTGAAACACGACTCGGGAGAGTCCAGCTCTAGCAGTCACAACACAACAACAGCCCCCGAACCCAGTCCTTCACCGAGTTCACACACACTTCCTGGCAGCACACACAATGGTGGGTCAACCAACTTGATCTGATTTAAACGTGTTGGAAATTGGGCAACTGCAGCAAAATGTTGGTCATTTATCGACCCATAAAGCCAACATTTTTATCAGTTATGCGTATTATAAAAAAGTCCTTTCTCTTCATAGCCCCTCCCAGTTCCCCCCAGAGAAGGAGGCGATCTCAGCGTCTAGCGACATGCTCTGATCAGACCTTCTCCACCTCACCACACACTAGAGATTCCAGCACCCTCCCTCCACCTCCAGATTGCACTCAGAAAGCTGGTGAGAGACACAAGCTCACATAAATAGACCATTGTTtaagttttttctgatttcaaGCTCTGCTTATGTAGTTAGAACTAGATTTTGCATAAACATGGCTTGcaaatgtatatatttggtCCCACAAACCTGTGTTGAATTACATTTTAGAAACTAGGAATACAATAAATTGTGTTGACGGATATGTTAAAATGATATATTTGTGGTCTGGTATATTTGGATAATGCATCTTATATGCTCCTTGTAGATGAAGACATCAGCACTGAAGTTAAAACAGAAGTGTCTTCACAAAAGCCAGTTACAGAAAGCCCATCCATAGCTCCTCCCACTGGCAGTGCACATTCACCAATCACAGAGAAGGATAAGATGACTGACGTTTTGCCTTGTAATCAAACAACGCTTGGAGAAAACTCACCTTCTGTAGTGACGGGTAAGTTGTCCTTGAAACGAAACGTTTCGAAAGTTTTTCAGAGAATCCTTTTGAAGCGCTTAAGTTGATACTGTAACCATAGTTGCACATCAGGGTGTATGAAAATATCAACAGTAGATTTAAAAGTTGTGATGGTTTCATGTCACTGGCCTTTTGTGGCAACACAATTCATTttctattattttattttatagttgCTGGTCCAAAAGTTCCCTACCGGACACCTAAAGCCAACAAACACGCAAGAGAGCCAAGTATGAATCACTTGCTGACCTCTCtacaattaatatattttaaaatgtgccCCTTATGTGTCATTTAAAGCTACAATCATCAGAGTATGTATAAATTATTTCTTATTCCTTTTTAGTTATGAACAACAAGAGGTGTGATGACCCTTCGGCTGCTTCCAAAGAGTGTCTAATAGACCTGGATCAtaataaatttaaatgtaaaatcccTGGCTGCTCCAAGGCCTTCCGGAAAGCAAAGCTGCTGGACTATCACTTGAAGTACTATCACAACACGGAGAAGGAGATGGACGGCGAGGTGGGTTCACCAGATAGGATGGGCCGCACCAGAGCCACGTCTGCTTCCATGCCTACGAGCACTCTGTCTGAAATCCCAGACAACAAAAGACGCAGGACCGTCTCTACTTCTTCCTGTAGGTTTCCTTAGTTTTATTTAGTGCTGTTATGCAAGTAATGTTTTGTTGTAGTTGAAAATGTTATTGGAGTAAGTATATTATGTTCTATTTCATCCCTACTGACCGCCAGAGGCGGTGcttaagcactgaatgatccATCTCGCGCATGCGCAGGTCGAGTGTTTATACCAACAAAGTCACCCGTGACCCCTGATGCCTACGGAGAGTCTATAACTTCCGGTGACATCAGAGGATCTGTTCCTTTTCATCTTCTCGCTTCGCAGGTTGTTTTTTCCGCGCTAGCAAAAGACTAGGATATTGTGTTTCATTCGTTGCTGGTGGCCTTGTGGCATTGTATTGTCGGAGCAGCGAGTTGCTCGCCCTCCAAAGGCCGCAACGGAATCCACCGACAGGTGAGTTACAAACTTTTTACATAACTGCTCGTTTGGTGCATTTGTTGGTGACGGCTGTGTTTTCGCTCCCTCTCCCGACATTTGTAATCTAACGTTAACAGTTACCTTTATATTATTGATTCATCTGCGATTTATTGTTGTAACACGGACGCGTTTTTGGTTGATTGTTCAGCTGCGCTCGTGTAGTTACTTCGTGCCAACTCGGTTGTGCCGGTTTATTTTGTTAAACGTCTTTTTGCGCTTTAACTGCGCTTTGTGTATTTAGTACCAACTCGGTTGTGTCGGTTTTTCGTTTAAACGTTCAGCGCTTAACTGCGCTTGTGTATTCGTGCCAACTCGGTTGTGCCAGTTTTTTGTTAATCGTTCGGCGCTTAACTGCGCTTTGTGTATTTTGCAACAACTCGGTTGTGCCAGTTTTTTGTTAATCGTTTCGGCGCTTAACTGCGCTTTGTGTATTCGTGCCAACTCGGTTGTGCCGGTTTTTGTTAATAGCGCTTACCCTTAACTGGCTTCACAACGTTTGCGGTGACGGTTGTGCTTTCGCTCCCGGCACCGGTACTGCGTTTAGTGTCTTATTTTTTCGTTGCCCTAAGCTGGTGGAGGCAGTGCTTTCGCTCCCGTTCCCAGCATATTTGTGCCTCAGGGACTAGATTGGTGGCAGTGTTCCCGCTGAAGctaatcttttttcttttttgctacATTTGTTGGTGAAGGTTGTGCTTTCGCTCCCTCTCCCGGCATCTGTACTGCATTCTGTGTCTATTTTTTCGTTGGGATAGTTTACCCTTAGCTGGTGAAGGCAGTGTTTTCGCTCCCGCTCCCAGCATAGGTGTGCCCCTGTGACTAATTGGTGGCAGCGTTTCCGCCGAGGCTACCTTTTTTTCTCAGTTGCCAGCATGGTTGGCAACCACTCCTGCTCAGCCTGTATGGCTCCTCTGCAGCTTGAGGATGGCCATGATTTATGTCCCTCATGTCTTGGCTTTGAACATTTAAAGGAGGGTCTTTCTGACGACCCCTGCATGAACTGTGGTATCATGCCTCGGGCAGTGAGGGCAGCTAGACTGGCTGAGGTGGAGCAACTGTCGGGCTCTACTTCGTCGATTGGACATTTGACCCCAGCCCAGCGACTGGTTCCAGATCAGACTGGGCAGTCTAAACGTCAGGCTGCTGAGGCCGCAGGCCCCACTCCTGCAAAAAAGGCCAAGGGACCCCGGCTTGCCTCTAAAGTGGACCAACTAACAGCGGAGCTCAATACTATGAAGTCCCTCTTCCTGGCTTTCCAGTCCGGGACTGGAGCAGAGCCGCCAGATGATTTTGTCCCTTCGGCAGCCTCCTTGGAGTCGGAGGACGATGTGCTTTCCATGGCAGCTTCAGCTGGCCAGTTTAATGAATATGAGCCAGAGGTACTTCCACAGATGGGAGCCTCCCAACCTTCTGCGGCCGGCTCCCGGTCTTCAACCCATAGCTCTACTGGTGGTGTTGAGGACTGCTCTATGGGAGCCATCATTCGTATGGCTCTTGCTCGTCTCCAGTTGGACGTCCCGCAAACTCAGCCGGCTCCGGCCAGTGCTTTTTTCAGGCGTGTCCCAGCCTCCGTCAGCTTTACTGCGCCCCCATCGGAGGAGTATTTGAGGGAGTTGCAGGCATGTTGGAGGGATTCTAAGGCCCTCTCTCATGCAACGTCCGATGGCCGGACCCTGGCAGCCATGCAGGACGCACAGAAGTTCGGATTGGACCGCATGCCAGCAGTTGAGCCGACAATAGCGGCTCTTATCATCTCACCTGATGAGGCTTTGAGGCCGGATGCTAGGTGCCCTCGCCCCCAGTGCCGGGTTACAGATGACCTGCTCTGTAAGGCCTATGATGCAGCGGCTCGCATGGGATGCATCGGTAACTCCATGTCCCACCTGATGCTCGCTTTGTCGACTTCCCTGCAGGAGACTGAGTTGGATGCCTCTGTCCACAGCTTTAGCGATGCTTCACTACAAGCATTCGCATTGATGTCTAGGGAATTGGGGCGGTTGATGTCTACTCTTGTGCAGGCTTGCCCCCAGGTATGGTTGGCACAATCTCCTCTCACTGAGGCCTGTAGGAGAACCCTCCGCAGTGTTCCGGTGGAACCTGGGGAGCTGTTTGGTTCCGCAGCTCTGGAAGCGCTTGAGCGCACGGTCCAAGCCGGACGGACTCGACAGCAGCTGTCCGGGCTTCAGAGAAGCGTTCCGCCTCCTAGCAGGCCTAGAGGTCCTCCAGCTGTCCCACAGCGCAGCTCTCGTCCACAGGCTCACCCCAGGGGCTACCTAAGGTCTCTGCGCCCACGTCCACAGCCTGCTCAGCAGCAGGCACCGACCTTTCGGGTGCCTGACCGGCTGCCCTCAGGACAACCTCAGTCCTTTCCGACCCGTCGTGCCTCTGGAACCTTTAGAGGCCGGGGACCCCGGCGCTGAAGCCCGGGGGTCGGCCGTCGGCTGTTTTTCCCAGCAGCAGCTCAGCTATTGGGCTGCCTCCACCAGGGACCCATGGGTGCTCTCAACCTTAACCCACGGGTACAAACTTCAGTTCCGACGCCGGCCCCCAGCCCATGGCCGGGTCAAGATGACCATCATAAACGACCCGGCAAAAGCCCAAGCCCTCACCCAGGAGTTGTCCGCCCTCCTGGACAAGGGTGCCATCGAGCCAGTAGATCCCCTATTGCACCCCGGGGGGTTCTACTCAACTTACTTTCTGGTAGCAAAGAAAGATGGCGGACTCCGTCCTATCCTCGACCTGAGGGGTCTCAACAGGTTCCTGAAGGTTCTGAGGTTCCACATGCTGACCACTGCAGAGGTTCTACGTACAATTGCCAAAGGAGAGTGGTTTACGTCAGTAGACCTGAAGGATGCCTACTTCCACATCCCTATAGCTCCACACCATCGGCAGTTTCTGCGGTTTGCCTTTCAAGGGCGCCATTTCCAGTTCCGAGTGCTCCCATTCGGTCTCTCCCTCTCCCCTCGGGTGTTCACCAGGTGTGTGACCGCAGCCCTTTCGCACTTGCAGTCGCGGGGCATGAAGATTCTCCCATATCTGGACGACTGGCTCATCTGTGCGCCATCCCAGTCTCAAGTGGCACTGGACACGTCGTGTCTTCTCTCCCATGTGGCCCGCCTGGGCCTCCGGGTGAATTTTACAAAGAGTTGCCTGGTTCCATCGCAGGGCACGCTTTTTCTCGGTATGACTCTAGATGCAATCACCATGAAGGCTCGCCCATCACCACAGCGGGTGGACGACATCCTCCACCTCCTCCTCCTGTTTCGGGAGGGCAGGCAGTTACGCTATGTGGAGTTTTTGCGCCTCCTAGGGAAGCTGACGGCTGCCGCTACCGTGATTCCTCTAGGACTGCTGTCGCTGCGTCCCCTCCAGAGGTGGTTGCACGGCTTTCATCTAGATGTCCAGTGGCACCGACACAGGAAACTCAAGGTGTCACGTCGTTGCCTTCTTGCTCTGGCCCCATGGAGAGTAAGGTCATTTCTCCTGCAGGGCATGCCCTTGGGTTCCATTGCATCTCGTCGGGAAATCCTCACAACAGATGCTTCTCTCTCGGGGTGGGGTGCTGTGTGGCAGAATCGAACAACTCAGGGGCTGTGGTCTGTCCGGGAGCGCTCACAGCACATCAATGTTCTGGAACTGCGGGCTGTGCACAGGGCATTGCAGGCCTTTCTTCCCTTCCTGGGAGGCCGGCATGTGCTTGTGCGATCAGACAATGTCTCAACTGTGTCTcacataaaccaccaaggaggcaCCAGGTCTGCACCGCTGCTGCAGGCGTCCCAGGACCTCCTGCTGTGGGCAGGGCCACACCTGGCCAGCCTGAGGGCGATGTATTTGCCTGGGGAGCAGAATCAGGCGGCAGACTTACTCTCCCGTTGCAAGCCTCCGCCGGGAGAGTGGCGGCTTCATCCGGATGTGGTCCTCAGCATCTGGGACATCTTCGGCAGGGCAGGGGTGGATCTCTTTGCCTCAGAGGAATCGACCCATTGCCCCCTCTGGTTCTCCTGGACGGAGAAGAGCAGCCCTCTGGGCCAGGATGCTCTCGCACACGATTGGCCAGAGGGTCTCCTCTATGCTTTTCCGCCAATCCCTCTGATTCTTCCAACACTGCAGAGAGTCCTCCAGCAGGGTCACAGGCTACTGTTGGTAGCCCCCTTCTGGCCGGGAAGAACATGGTTTTCACTGTTGTACAGTCTCTGCAAAGGTTCACCGTGGCGCCTCCCAGACAGGAGGGATCTCCTGTCTCAGTTACAGGGCCGAATCTGGCATCCCGATCCTCATCGCCTGCAGCTGTGGGTCTGGTCACTGCAGGGCCCGACCCGCTGCTGACTGAGTGTTCAGATGGCGTCTGCAATACCATATTGAATGCAAGGGCGCCTTCTACCCGGGCGCAGTATGAGAACAGGTGGCAGCTGTTTACTACATGGTGCTCAGACAGGGATGTGGACCCTGTGCACTGTTCAGTTCCAAAGATTCTAGAGTTCCTCCAGTCACTCTTGGATGGCGGCCGGTCCCCGGCTACCTTGAGGGTATATGTGGCAGCTATTTCCTCTCGACATGCTCGGGTGGACAACGACACTGTGGGGTGTCACAGATTGGTGTCTCTTTTTCTGAAGGGTGCATGGCGGTTACGCCCCCCACGAGCACAGCGTGCCCCAGCCTGGGATCTGCACCTGGTGCTCGATTCTCTATGCTCACCTCCCTTTGAACCCCTGGCTCAGGCAGAGCTGAAGTGGGTCTCTATTAAGACTGCCTTTCTCCTTGCTATCACGTCAGCGAAGCGTGTTGGGGAACTTCATGCGCTCTCTGTGAGTAACTCATGTTTGCGGTGGAACTCCGATGGCTCAGGGGTTACCCTGTGGCCGAATACAGCTTTTCTTCCGAAGGTTTTGTCTTCATCCAACCTTAACCAACCTATCCACCTGGCGCAATTTACTCCCCCAGAAGGGGAGGATAGATTACAGCGGCTGTGTCCCGTACGGGCTCTCAAAACCTACGTGGTCGCGACTGCGAGTATAAGGCAGTCAGACCAGCTCTTCCTCTGCTATGGTGGTCCTAGAAGGGGCTGTGCTCTCTCCAAACAGCGGTTGTCTCATTGGGTGGTGGATGTAATCACCCAGGCATATAAACGAGGTGGTCACCCCCTGCCATCCGGGGTGAGGTGCCACTCTACCAGGGCGGTCTCAACTTCATGGGCGGACCTGCGCGGCTTGCCCCTGGAGCGCATCTGTGAGGCGGCATCATGGGCATCCCCAAGTACCTTCTCCAGGTTCTACCGGGTGAATGTCGCCACCCCCCATCCACTGGAGGTGGTCCTGTTGCCGGACTCTGTGCTCTCCTCTCAATAAGGTATGTGCTAAATTCCTCGTGACTTTTTTGGTATATGTCATCCAGTGCTTAAGCACCGCCTCTGGCGGTCAGTAGGGATGAAATAGAACGagagttacgtatgtaactacGGTTCTATGAATCCCGGATGACCGCCAGAGCGTTCTGTCACTCAGAATCACTGTGTACTCGCGAGAAGATTCTGTAGGAACAGATCCTCTGATGTCACCGGAAGTTATAGACTCTCCGTAGGCATCAGGGGTCACGGGTGACTTTGTTGGTATAAACACTCGACCTGCGCATGCGCGAGATggatcattcagtgcttaagCACCGCCTCTGGCGGTCATCCGGGATTCATAGAACCgtagttacatacgtaactctCGTTTTCTGTCTTAGCTCTCTCCTCTCAGGGCTTTATGCTTCAGATGGACCACGCTGGCTGTGTGAGGCCCAAGTTCTGCAAGAAGAAGCGTTCCTCGGCCTCAATCAGTTCAGATAGTACTGAGGTCTCCCTGCCACCTCCAACCTTTGATAACCTCCATGACAAGATTCTAAAGAGAGACAAGCACCCGGATGCAGGTAAACTACAAAAATTTATGGATGGGAGGATGAtatggatttttattttattctttatCATATTTAACCTAGTTTTTATTGTGTCAGCAGGGCTTTGTATAAAGACTGAACGAAAATTCAAGCTGGAGGATAAATGTCAGTTGTTTGGTGAGTTTACTGAGCTTTTTTGTTCCTACAAGACTGTTCAGATTGTATTTTGTCACACACAGTTATACCACATGTTTGATTCCTTTCTTTTAATAGGTAAAAAGAGAGATAAAGACAGAAGGGACAGAAAAGACAAGGACCTTTTTAGAATTaaacagaagaaaaagaaaaaaaagaagaagaaatcaAAACAGCACTGTAAGTTAGTTGTCTCTGGAAAACATCAGTTTGTTGCTGGTATAATTGTGTAGAACAAGCTTTCTTTCCCAAATTTGTTGCACACGTTTGTCTCTTTGAATCATGTATTTACACAACtaataaaggaaaacaccaccgtttttcaatattttattatgtttttacctcaacttgaatgaattaatgcatacctatcttttttcaatgtgtgcacttttttatctttttacagcacttcttgaatgtgttagtatttagcctagccccattcattactATGGctccaaaaaaaagttttattttgtgccaccatacttactcgtgtaactactcatgtaacagtctttcaatggggaaaacatggaagtgtttggtggcttccaaattcatccctttttggagccataggaatgaatggggctaggctaaatgctatcacattcacaaggcgctgcacaaagattaaaagtgcacgcattgaaaaaagataagtatgtattaattcgtctaagttgagattagaacatagtaaaatattgaaaaacggcggtgttttcctttaatcgATGACTGTTAAAATAAGAATTTAACGTAAATTgatttaattaatttcaaacatttctaaaatatCTCTTTCATTGTTTGCCTGGTCCCCTATGTAAATATTGTTCAATATCATATTTTCAACTGTGTGCTCAGGTTTCTCTGACTTGGAAGAGATGTCATTGACTTACCTGGACCGACCGTCTTCCCCGCTACATCGCACTTCCTCCAGTGCCTTCACCAAGCACAGCACGTTCCAATACCCTCGTGCCATTTTGTCTGTGGACCTTACCGGGGAGAGTGAGTTTTCAGTCTTCCCTGCGCTGTGTTCTcattttagttaaaacattttgtcaTTATATTTCATCCACAGTCCTGGAGAGGTTTTTTATTTGATGTGTGGGAGAACTGTGACACTCAGACCTCGGATAGTTCAAttcaattaaatgttatttatgtagcgcttttcacaactgttaattgtttcaaagcagcttaacATTAATAGATTCAGGAGAAAACGCAGAAAAATTGATGGACATCATAAGCAGCAGAATACAGTGGCAAAGATTAAACTGTACTAGCGAGTGTAGttataatgtaatgtatagaagagggtgctaagttaagccaatgtcagctgactccccaGAGGttgaaaaaacccctaggagaaaaaacccTCCTGGCTTTTCTAGTCAGGTGgggaaaaatcctagaagggAAAATAAACGTAGATTAAACTGGGGCAGCCGATGGTTGTTGGTCATGGGCATCATGTTGaaggactgggtctgtttgtctcatgtAATGAAAGtttcatacagtattgtggtttaatATCTGTTTGgctccagacaggctaactattgcgtgataagtacatttactagacaaattatgtgaatgttttgttaaaaagtAATGTCTTTAGTTTAGACTTAAGTTAGTTAATTCAATTGAATCCTTCAATACCACCTGAcattcaaatttattttatcTAACTTTCTTCTTAGACCTATCAGACATCGACTACCTGGAAGACTCGACCACTGAGAGCTTGCTGTTCAGTGGAGATGAGTATAACCAGGATCTAGACTCCATCACCATGGAGGATTTccaggatgatgatgatgatggtgctGATGAAATTGTGCGCTGTATCTGTGAGATGGATGAAGAAAATGGCTTCATGATCCAGGTAGGGTTGATGTTTCCAATGAACTCAATCTGTCTCACAAAAGAAGTGTTTTTCCACAGTTTACCCCAGGAAGTTGAGCTGAATAGACACAATTTATTACATTGGACTTTAACATGTTTAAGTTATTCTTAGTAATTTTCCTCTTAATCTGTTTTAGGGTATAATTGTAAATAGTGCTGGGCGATATTCACACTgggggtcttgtatcacactgaaggggcttatttacccgataactaccggctgcctctacataatcccgcttattacacggctacttgccacataagaaaaaaaactggacatgaatatgaatttgaaacattttattggcatatttgttttaaattaacatttttatccttccgcgaaactttgcacagatgcataaaatgatcgtaataccttattaagatcctctgcttcatacttgtctgtctccatttttttctcttttagccagtctt
Above is a window of Paramisgurnus dabryanus chromosome 13, PD_genome_1.1, whole genome shotgun sequence DNA encoding:
- the LOC135788851 gene encoding uncharacterized protein, coding for MGALNLNPRVQTSVPTPAPSPWPGQDDHHKRPGKSPSPHPGVVRPPGQGCHRASRSPIAPRGVPHADHCRGSTYNCQRRVVYVSRPEGCLLPHPYSSTPSAVSAVCLSRAPFPVPSAPIRSLPLPSGVHQVCDRSPFALAVAGHEDSPISGRLAHLCAIPVSSGTGHVVSSLPCGPPGPPGEFYKELPGSIAGHAFSRYDSRCNHHEGSPITTAGGRHPPPPPPVSGGQAVTLCGVFAPPREADGCRYRDSSRTAVAASPPEVVARLSSRCPVAPTQETQGVTSLPSCSGPMESKVISPAGHALGFHCISSGNPHNRCFSLGVGCCVAESNNSGAVVCPGALTAHQCSGTAGCAQGIAGLSSLPGRPACACAIRQCLNCVSHKPPRRHQVCTAAAGVPGPPAVGRATPGQPEGDVFAWGAESGGRLTLPLQASAGRVAASSGCGPQHLGHLRQGRGGSLCLRGIDPLPPLVLLDGEEQPSGPGCSRTRLARGSPLCFSANPSDSSNTAESPPAGSQATVGSPLLAGKNMVFTVVQSLQRFTVAPPRQEGSPVSVTGPNLASRSSSPAAVGLVTAGPDPLLTECSDGVCNTILNARAPSTRAQYENRWQLFTTWCSDRDVDPVHCSVPKILEFLQSLLDGGRSPATLRVYVAAISSRHARVDNDTVGCHRLVSLFLKGAWRLRPPRAQRAPAWDLHLVLDSLCSPPFEPLAQAELKWVSIKTAFLLAITSAKRVGELHALSVSNSCLRWNSDGSGVTLWPNTAFLPKVLSSSNLNQPIHLAQFTPPEGEDRLQRLCPVRALKTYVVATASIRQSDQLFLCYGGPRRGCALSKQRLSHWVVDVITQAYKRGGHPLPSGVRCHSTRAVSTSWADLRGLPLERICEAASWASPSTFSRFYRVNVATPHPLEVVLLPDSVLSSQ